The following proteins are encoded in a genomic region of Cryptomeria japonica chromosome 11, Sugi_1.0, whole genome shotgun sequence:
- the LOC131047080 gene encoding transcription factor bHLH118-like, which yields MANFPYTMTFHPNNEFDLANFSSISFQPDKAYKNGQDFYIQERSAIGFGNPSSTNFGKKASAQPSKQIIHKMIERKRRKDMNSLYSELRSLLPEESIRGKRSITDQLEEAANYIRNLEQQIKDLRKEREKKNTREACFKGVEISRPVEFHESDEGFPSVKIISLGSTAFQVQINLTQNQIALSDILLVLEEYGVEVVNAASSVTNEKVFHTLYFKVFS from the exons ATGGCCAATTTTCCCTATACAATGACTTTCCACCCAAATAATGAATTTGACCTTGCGAATTTCAGTTCCATCTCATTTCAGCCCGACAAAGCGTACAAAAATGGTCAGGATTTCTATATTCAGGAGCGTTCAGCAATTGGGTTTGGTAACCCCAGTTCAACTAACTTTGGGAAGAAGGCAAGCGCACAACCCAGCAAACAGATTATCCACAAAATGATTGAAAGGAAGCGGCGGAAAGACATGAATTCTCTCTACTCGGAGCTGAGGTCACTACTTCCGGAAGAAAGCATTCGG GGAAAGCGTTCAATAACAGACCAACTGGAGGAAGCCGCTAATTACATTCGTAATCTAGAGCAGCAGATCAAAGATTTAAGAAAGGAAAGAGAGAAGAAGAACACTCGTGAAGCATGCTTTAAAGGTGTTGAAATATCCAGGCCTGTTGAATTCCACGAATCAGATGAGGGCTTCCCATCAGTTAAGATAATCTCACTCGGTTCAACTGCATTTCAGGTACAAATAAACTTGACCCAGAATCAGATTGCCTTGTCCGATATTCTTCTTGTGTTGGAAGAATATGGAGTTGAAGTTGTCAATGCTGCTTCGTCTGTAACTAATGAAAAAGTCTTCCATACCCTATACTTCAAGGTATTTTCCTAA